Genomic segment of Arachis stenosperma cultivar V10309 chromosome 4, arast.V10309.gnm1.PFL2, whole genome shotgun sequence:
aaagaaaaaggagaagacgaagagaaagaagaatggTTCGAAGCGCGTTTTGAGCGTTAGTTTTAATTGAACTTGTAAGGCTTACAAGCCTTAATCGCTTGTATGCGAAGAATTACTCATATTTATAATAGACCActtttatttaagtaatttcatatagataatcgtttttttttttattttgaaaatttgttaagatttatttttgagagaaaaaataaTAGTTAGAGATTTACCgagataattatttatttagacaAACATAAGCCGTCCATTTTAACCTAAGAAATCGGATATATGGTAAAAACCACCTCCTAGGTGGGCTTTTTATCCCTGTTGAACCTGACTTTTTATCCACAATCCtgatataaataattacttCGGATATGTGAATATTATGCGTGCAGTCATATAAAAAGTCATATAAAAAGTGCAGAAGCTCTTGAAGACTTGAATGTTTGATTTTCACATCCGCTAGGCAGTGATGAAAGTTGGAGTTTCAATGGCTCGTCCATGGCTCTTCCCTCCAAATCAAAACGCTTTCTTTTCCGTAAGTCTCCCTTACGATTGTTCTCCTTAACTCCCTTCCCTCCTTTGTTGTCTCAGATTTtctgagttcaaaattgtttttttCAACTTGTTGCAGCAGCAGCAGAATCTTCTTCTTTGTTCGAACCGAATGGCGATTGGTGTTGGGAGAAGAAAACCGCAGTTTGTAGTGAGCGCAGGGCCGAAGAGGATATCGATTGGTAAAGAGTGTAGGGAAGCATTGCAAGTAGGAATCGATAAGCTTGCTGATGCTGTGTCTATTACTGTAGGACCCAAAGGTGCatctttcaaatttatttcatcATGAATTTCAATGTTTTGAATGCTCAATGACTAGTATATTATACCAATACTCAATTATGTTCCATCCAGAAAGCACTGATTCACGAACCAAGTTTCCATAGAActgatattttataaaattttcacATTTAGTAGTAGCATGTATTGAGAGAACTGACATATGTCAAGAATGTTCCAATATTTTTTATGGCAGAGCTTAGAAAGTATTAAATACTGGctgtttgaaatttgaaatacTTCAAAGTATATATGATTTTCAAAATATACATGTGTATGTACCAACAGTAAGAATATGAATTGCAGCTAATTAACTTATAATGGAACTGAAAATTGGTTCCATTTGCATCCTTTTAGTCCTGGAAAAGGATTGTATAtgtattttgatatttttattcaCTGTTTATTGACTGCTCATTGTACATGCTGCTTATGTGATTCTAGTTAACAAGTTTGTTCATCTTGCTCCTTACCGTGCAGGACGTAATGTTATTCTCTCGGAATCTGGAAACCTTAAAGTGATTAATGATGGCATTACAATTGCTCGGTCCATAGAGCTTTCTGATACAATTGAGAATGCAGGTGCCATGCTAATTCAAGAGGTTGATCATTTGTTAGGTTTTGCCTTGgattaaatagaataaatttGAGACCAAAATAACTTGAGATGTATTGCTTGTTTCCTTCCTTAATGCTTGTAGGTTGCTAGCAAAATGAATGATTTGGCTGGTGATGGGACTAGCACCGCAATTATTTTGGCTCGAGCCATGATTAAATCTGGACTATTAGCAGTTGCATTTGGGGCTAATCCTATTTCTTTGAAGAAGGGAATGGACAAGACTGTAAAAGATTTGGTCAAGTTCTTGAAGCAGAAAAGTGTTCCTATTGAAAGAAGGGCTCATATTAAAGGTagtttcttcttctattttttgaGTTTTCCAAAGCAATGGGTGTTCTCAAGATGAAAATATTGAAGGAATTTTTTGTCCCTCTTGCAGCTGTAGCTTCAATTTCTGCTGGAAATGATGAGTATGTGGGAAATTTGATTGCTGAAGCTATAGAAAAGATTGGCTCTGATGGGGTGATCTCCATCGAGTCGTCATCATCATTTGAGACCTCTCTGATAATTGAAGAAGGGATGAAGGTATCATGCATTAGAATAAAAGTCAACAATAACAAGCATTAGTGTTCCTGTCATTCAGATGTGAATGATCACTATCATTGTCTTTTCCCTTGTTATATTTGTTCTCGGTTCCTTCTGTGCAGATTGATAAGGGTTACATGTCTCCTCACTTCATTACCAATCAGGAGAAGTCCATTGTTGAGTTTGACAATGCTAAAGTTTTGGTAACTGACCAAAAGATTTTGGCTGTCAACGAAATTGTTCCTTTGCTAGAAAAGGCTATGCAGTTGAGTGCTCCACTCTTAATTATTGCAGAGGATGTCTCAAGGCCAGTGTTGGAAACGTTAACAGTGAACAAAATGCAAGGATTACTAAGAGTTGCAGTTGTAAAATGTCCAGGATTTGGAGATGCAAAGAAAGCTTTGTTACAGGATATTGCACTTATGACAGGTGAGTTCCTACAGCATATAATAATCTCAATTAATATCTTTGGAAACTTCCTTTACATTAGTGTTATGCATATTCTATAAACAGCAAACTCTTTGTTagtctttgtttttctttagtaaAAATCAGTCCTGATCTTATGACTTGAATTGTATATCTTCTATGGGGTGTCACTATTTAGGAGCTCTTCATGATATCTTGACTGTATGAGCATAATTTgaggttttctttttttttttccccttaAATTTGCCCGGATACTTTGTTCCCATTTCCTTCATTAATGTACCCACTTTCTCTGCTCTGCTTGTTTGACATCATGTTTACATTAAAATCACAGGTGGTGATTTTCTTTGTGGAGACTTGGGTCTCACACTTGAAGGTGCAACATCAGATCAGCTTGGCACTGCACTGAAAGTGACAATAACCAGTAATTCGACAACTAtaattgctgatcctgccacaaaggctgaaattaaggctagAATTTCACAGATAAAGAAGGATCTTGTTAAAACAGATAACGCGAACCTGTCGAGAAAGCTCTCAGAGAGAATTGCAAAACTCTCTGGCGGTGTAGCTATTGTAAAGGTACCTACTCCAATAAACATGTATTGAGTTGTCTGTACTCTGATCAATTCATGACCTCCTTACTAAAGAGGTCCTATAAAAGAAATTTTCTGTAATGAATATGATTTATTCTTAAtaatatatcatttttttatacTTACCTTCTCTCTTACAAATTTGCTTCTTCTACTATAAAACAATTTTTGTGACGTCCAATATCAAATAACATTTTATGTTGACATTTGTTTTGTATCAATTGTGCAGGTAGGTGCGCACACTGAGGTAGAACTAGAGGAGAAAAAACTTAGGATTGAGGACGCGAAGAATGCAACATTTGCTGCTATACATGAGGGAATTATTCCTGGAGGGGGTGCCGCATATGTCCACCTATTGGACTTGATACCAACAATAAGGAACTCCATGGAAGATCTAGATGAGCGAATTGGTGCTGATATTGTGGCTAAGGTATGGTTATGTTTATTAGTTTCCTAGCTCTCGTACTTGTGCTCCTTCATACAATTTGTGAATCTGTATAATTAACCCTACAATATGTCGTTGAGGCTGAGAGGTCTCAATAAATTCCAAATACTCCAGCCTCATTTTGATTGTTTTCATCCATGCCAAAAGTCTCTCATTATCACT
This window contains:
- the LOC130976202 gene encoding chaperonin 60 subunit alpha 2, chloroplastic isoform X2, translating into MKVGVSMARPWLFPPNQNAFFSQQNLLLCSNRMAIGVGRRKPQFVVSAGPKRISIGKECREALQVGIDKLADAVSITVGPKGRNVILSESGNLKVINDGITIARSIELSDTIENAGAMLIQEVASKMNDLAGDGTSTAIILARAMIKSGLLAVAFGANPISLKKGMDKTVKDLVKFLKQKSVPIERRAHIKAVASISAGNDEYVGNLIAEAIEKIGSDGVISIESSSSFETSLIIEEGMKIDKGYMSPHFITNQEKSIVEFDNAKVLVTDQKILAVNEIVPLLEKAMQLSAPLLIIAEDVSRPVLETLTVNKMQGLLRVAVVKCPGFGDAKKALLQDIALMTGGDFLCGDLGLTLEGATSDQLGTALKVTITSNSTTIIADPATKAEIKARISQIKKDLVKTDNANLSRKLSERIAKLSGGVAIVKVGAHTEVELEEKKLRIEDAKNATFAAIHEGIIPGGGAAYVHLLDLIPTIRNSMEDLDERIGADIVAKAMLEPAKSIAANAGVDGDIVVQKTRTLDWRTGYNAMTGTYEDLLNAGVIDPCRVARCALQSAVSVAGMVLTTQAILVDKTKKPEPSVPLLPGMIP
- the LOC130976202 gene encoding chaperonin 60 subunit alpha 2, chloroplastic isoform X1; the protein is MKVGVSMARPWLFPPNQNAFFSQQQNLLLCSNRMAIGVGRRKPQFVVSAGPKRISIGKECREALQVGIDKLADAVSITVGPKGRNVILSESGNLKVINDGITIARSIELSDTIENAGAMLIQEVASKMNDLAGDGTSTAIILARAMIKSGLLAVAFGANPISLKKGMDKTVKDLVKFLKQKSVPIERRAHIKAVASISAGNDEYVGNLIAEAIEKIGSDGVISIESSSSFETSLIIEEGMKIDKGYMSPHFITNQEKSIVEFDNAKVLVTDQKILAVNEIVPLLEKAMQLSAPLLIIAEDVSRPVLETLTVNKMQGLLRVAVVKCPGFGDAKKALLQDIALMTGGDFLCGDLGLTLEGATSDQLGTALKVTITSNSTTIIADPATKAEIKARISQIKKDLVKTDNANLSRKLSERIAKLSGGVAIVKVGAHTEVELEEKKLRIEDAKNATFAAIHEGIIPGGGAAYVHLLDLIPTIRNSMEDLDERIGADIVAKAMLEPAKSIAANAGVDGDIVVQKTRTLDWRTGYNAMTGTYEDLLNAGVIDPCRVARCALQSAVSVAGMVLTTQAILVDKTKKPEPSVPLLPGMIP
- the LOC130976202 gene encoding chaperonin 60 subunit alpha 2, chloroplastic isoform X3; this encodes MQVASKMNDLAGDGTSTAIILARAMIKSGLLAVAFGANPISLKKGMDKTVKDLVKFLKQKSVPIERRAHIKAVASISAGNDEYVGNLIAEAIEKIGSDGVISIESSSSFETSLIIEEGMKIDKGYMSPHFITNQEKSIVEFDNAKVLVTDQKILAVNEIVPLLEKAMQLSAPLLIIAEDVSRPVLETLTVNKMQGLLRVAVVKCPGFGDAKKALLQDIALMTGGDFLCGDLGLTLEGATSDQLGTALKVTITSNSTTIIADPATKAEIKARISQIKKDLVKTDNANLSRKLSERIAKLSGGVAIVKVGAHTEVELEEKKLRIEDAKNATFAAIHEGIIPGGGAAYVHLLDLIPTIRNSMEDLDERIGADIVAKAMLEPAKSIAANAGVDGDIVVQKTRTLDWRTGYNAMTGTYEDLLNAGVIDPCRVARCALQSAVSVAGMVLTTQAILVDKTKKPEPSVPLLPGMIP